The following coding sequences are from one Anser cygnoides isolate HZ-2024a breed goose chromosome 10, Taihu_goose_T2T_genome, whole genome shotgun sequence window:
- the GMPPB gene encoding mannose-1-phosphate guanyltransferase beta isoform X2 — translation MRALILVGGFGTRLRPLTLSRPKPLVEFCNKALLLHQLEALRQAGVSRVVLAVSYMSEALEAAMREQEQRLGLRISLSHEKEPLGTAGPLALARDLLAEGGEPFFVLNSDVICEFPFAALARFHRQHGGEGSLVVTRVEEPAKYGVVVSEADTGRICRFVEKPRVFVSNKINAGLYIFSPGILRRIQLRPTSIEKEIFPAMAQEGQLYAMELQGFWMDIGQPKDFLTGMCMYLQALRAQHPEKLHSGPGVVGNVLVDPSAKIGANCVIGPNVTIGAGVVVEDGVRIKRCTVLEGARIRSHSWLESCIVGWSCSVGQWVRMENVTVLGEDVIVNDELYLNGANVLPHKSITESVPEPRIIM, via the exons ATGCGGGCGCTGATCCTGGTGGGGGGCTTCGGGACGCGGCTGCGGCCGCTGACGCTGAGCCGGCCCAAGCCGCTGGTGGAGTTCTGCAACAaggcgctgctgctgcaccagctCGAGGCGCTGCGGCAGGCGGGCGTCAGCCGCGTGGTGCTGGCCGTCAGCTACATGTCCGAGGCGCTGGAGGCCGCCATGCGCGAGCAGGAGCAGCGG CTCGGCCTGCGCATCTCGCTGTCGCACGAGAAGGAGCCGCTGGGCACAG cggggccgctGGCGCTGGCCCGGGACCTGCTGGCCGAGGGCGGGGAGCCCTTCTTTGTGCTCAACAGCGACGTGATCTGCGAGTTCCCCTTCGCCGCCCTGGCCCGCTTCCACCGGCAGCACGGCGGGGAGGGCTCGCTGGTGGTGACCCGCGTGGAGGAGCCGGCCAAGTACGGCGTGGTGGTGAGCGAGGCCGACACGGGCCGCATCTGCCGCTTCGTGGAGAAGCCGCGCGTCTTCGTGTCCAACAAGATCAACGCCGGGCTCTACATCTTCAGCCCCGGCATCCTGCGGCGCATCCAG CTGCGCCCCACCTCCATCGAGAAGGAGATCTTCCCGGCCATGGCGCAGGAGGGGCAGCTCTACGCCATGGAGCTGCAGG GCTTCTGGATGGACATCGGGCAGCCGAAAGACTTTCTCACGGGCATGTGCATGTACCTGCAGGCGCTGCGGGCTCAGCACCCCGAGAAGCTGCACTCGGGGCCCGGTGTCGTAGGGAATGTGCTGGTG gACCCCAGCGCCAAGATCGGGGCAAACTGCGTCATTGGCCCCAATGTGACGATCGGGGCTGGCGTGGTGGTGGAGGACGGGGTGCGCATCAAGCGCTGCACAGTGCTGGAGGGGGCCCGCATCCGCTCCCACTCCTGGCTGGAGTCCTGCATTgtgggctggagctgctccgTGGGGCAGTGG GTGCGCATGGAGAATGTGACAGTGCTGGGCGAGGACGTCATTGTCAACGACGAGCTCTACCTCAATGGGGCCAACGTGCTGCCGCACAAGTCCATCACCGAGTCTGTACCGGAGCCACGCATCATCATGTAG
- the AMIGO3 gene encoding amphoterin-induced protein 3 → MAPGVPAEPLWLLLLLQLCAHGRASLPARSCPAACICTSDLLSCSRQTLQRVPRALPPTATTLDLSHNALTQLHDRWLAALPHLEALHMSHNQIRDLSPRAFHNASYLRHLDMSSNHLHAVETHYFEALVSLEELLLYNNRIARVDENAFAKLSGLRKVYLSWNNLTTFPFRSVQGLGNYSLRTLDLSSNSLSSIPVEELAALPENIGNGLYLHNNPVRCSCPLYLMLQRWKQRGFSSVKDFFEEHTCKVSDTVPRSLIKFLKYSHMFENCSAGPEDVRPVPFPVTVGQALLLTCNTSLPDVVTTYMWISPHHEPIKHPGNSNRSVEVYRNGSLKIAAAKPWHSGVYVCLAISSPHNFSRMCEVNVTVHYPKPDGETFSTGLTTLLGCIVSLLLVLIYLYLTPCRCLPCCKKPAPLSPPQECSAQSSILSTTPPATDGTSRKASANKHVVFLEPIREAQNGKVRLALGEDFSDPKHPKVLQLKSDSESISSVFSDTPIVS, encoded by the coding sequence ATGGCCCCGGGGGTGCCCGCGGAGccgctgtggctgctgctgctcctccagctgtgCGCCCACGGCCGCGCCTCGCTGCCGGCCCGCAGCTGCCCCGCCGCCTGCATCTGCACCTCGGacctgctgagctgcagccggCAGACGCTGCAACGCGTGCCCCGGGCGCTGCCGCCCACCGCCACCACGCTGGACCTGAGCCACAACGCCCTCACCCAGCTCCACGACCGCTGGCTGGCCGCTCTGCCGCACCTCGAGGCCCTCCACATGAGCCACAACCAGATCAGGGACCTCTCGCCGCGGGCTTTCCACAACGCCTCGTACCTGCGGCACCTGGACATGTCGTCCAACCACCTGCACGCCGTCGAGACGCACTACTTCGAGGCGCTGGTGAgcttggaagagctgctgctctaCAACAACCGCATCGCGCGAGTGGATGAAAACGCCTTCGCCAAGCTAAGCGGCCTGAGGAAAGTTTACCTGAGCTGGAACAACCTGACCACCTTCCCCTTCCGCTCCGTGCAGGGGCTGGGCAACTACAGCCTCCGCACGCTGGACCTGTCCTCCAACAGCCTGAGCAGCATCCCCgtggaggagctggcagctctgcccGAAAACATCGGGAACGGCTTGTACCTGCACAACAACCCCGTGAGGTGCAGCTGCCCGCTCTACCTGATGCTCCAGCGGTGGAAGCAGCGAGGCTTCAGCTCCGTGAAGGATTTCTTCGAGGAGCACACCTGCAAGGTGTCCGACACCGTGCCCCGCTCGCTGATTAAGTTCCTCAAGTACAGCCACATGTTCGAGAACTGCTCGGCCGGCCCCGAGGACGTGCGCCCCGTGCCCTTCCCGGTGACCGTGGGCCAGGCCCTCCTGCTCACCTGCAACACCAGCCTGCCCGACGTGGTCACCACCTACATGTGGATCTCACCTCACCACGAGCCCATCAAACACCCGGGGAACAGCAACCGCTCCGTGGAGGTGTACCGCAACGGCAGCCTGAAGATCGCAGCAGCCAAGCCCTGGCACTCGGGGGTCTACGTGTGCTTGGCCATCAGCAGCCCCCACAATTTCAGCAGGATGTGTGAGGTCAACGTGACAGTCCACTACCCCAAGCCAGACGGGGAGACCTTCAGCACTGGCCTCACAACGCTGCTGGGGTGCATAGTGAGCCTGCTGCTCGTGCTCATTTACTTGTATCTCACGCCCTGCCGCTGCCTGCCGTGCTGCAAGAAGCCGGCCCCTCTCAGCCCCCCGCAGGAGTGCAGCGCCCAGTCCTCCATCCTCAGCACCACGCCGCCCGCCACGGACGGGACAAGCCGCAAGGCCAGCGCCAACAAGCACGTGGTCTTCCTCGAGCCCATCCGGGAGGCGCAGAACGGCAAGGTCCGCCTGGCCCTCGGCGAGGATTTCTCCGACCCCAAGCACCCCAAGGTCCTACAGCTCAAGTCGGACTCAGAGTCCATCAGCTCCGTCTTTTCGGACACCCCCATCGTGTCGTAG
- the GMPPB gene encoding mannose-1-phosphate guanyltransferase beta isoform X1 — protein MRALILVGGFGTRLRPLTLSRPKPLVEFCNKALLLHQLEALRQAGVSRVVLAVSYMSEALEAAMREQEQRLGLRISLSHEKEPLGTAGPLALARDLLAEGGEPFFVLNSDVICEFPFAALARFHRQHGGEGSLVVTRVEEPAKYGVVVSEADTGRICRFVEKPRVFVSNKINAGLYIFSPGILRRIQLRPTSIEKEIFPAMAQEGQLYAMELQGAAGSAPREAALGARCRRECAGGPQRQDRGKLRHWPQCDDRGWRGGGGRGAHQALHSAGGGPHPLPLLAGVLHCGLELLRGAVGAHGECDSAGRGRHCQRRALPQWGQRAAAQVHHRVCTGATHHHVAAPGAPSTPGSAWIKYLYFCLPLSIVCAQPKHPGRLPEPAWLPLPMSQGTT, from the exons ATGCGGGCGCTGATCCTGGTGGGGGGCTTCGGGACGCGGCTGCGGCCGCTGACGCTGAGCCGGCCCAAGCCGCTGGTGGAGTTCTGCAACAaggcgctgctgctgcaccagctCGAGGCGCTGCGGCAGGCGGGCGTCAGCCGCGTGGTGCTGGCCGTCAGCTACATGTCCGAGGCGCTGGAGGCCGCCATGCGCGAGCAGGAGCAGCGG CTCGGCCTGCGCATCTCGCTGTCGCACGAGAAGGAGCCGCTGGGCACAG cggggccgctGGCGCTGGCCCGGGACCTGCTGGCCGAGGGCGGGGAGCCCTTCTTTGTGCTCAACAGCGACGTGATCTGCGAGTTCCCCTTCGCCGCCCTGGCCCGCTTCCACCGGCAGCACGGCGGGGAGGGCTCGCTGGTGGTGACCCGCGTGGAGGAGCCGGCCAAGTACGGCGTGGTGGTGAGCGAGGCCGACACGGGCCGCATCTGCCGCTTCGTGGAGAAGCCGCGCGTCTTCGTGTCCAACAAGATCAACGCCGGGCTCTACATCTTCAGCCCCGGCATCCTGCGGCGCATCCAG CTGCGCCCCACCTCCATCGAGAAGGAGATCTTCCCGGCCATGGCGCAGGAGGGGCAGCTCTACGCCATGGAGCTGCAGG GCGCTGCGGGCTCAGCACCCCGAGAAGCTGCACTCGGGGCCCGGTGTCGTAGGGAATGTGCTGGTG gACCCCAGCGCCAAGATCGGGGCAAACTGCGTCATTGGCCCCAATGTGACGATCGGGGCTGGCGTGGTGGTGGAGGACGGGGTGCGCATCAAGCGCTGCACAGTGCTGGAGGGGGCCCGCATCCGCTCCCACTCCTGGCTGGAGTCCTGCATTgtgggctggagctgctccgTGGGGCAGTGG GTGCGCATGGAGAATGTGACAGTGCTGGGCGAGGACGTCATTGTCAACGACGAGCTCTACCTCAATGGGGCCAACGTGCTGCCGCACAAGTCCATCACCGAGTCTGTACCGGAGCCACGCATCATCATGTAGCAGCCCCCGGTGCGCCCTCCACTCCCGGCTCTGCCtggattaaatatttatacttcTGTCTACCTCTGAGCATCGTGTGCGCACAGCCCAAGCACCCAGGTCGCTTGCCAGAGCCGGCCTGGCTTCCCCTCCCCATGTCTCAGGGCACCACATAA